TCAGACTGGGAGACAGGGACTCCTGGGATCTGCAGGCAACCCTCCTCTGCTGCTGCCATCCCAGGGTGGGTGGGAGAGCTGTTAAAGTTTTGAGGGGTTGTTCATCCCCCAGCTCATGGCGTTTATCTTCCGTTTGCCAGACCCATCAGCCACACCCCGTCTTACTGTGATGAGTCGCTGTTTGGCTCCCAATCTGAAGGCGCCAGCTTTGGGGCCCCGCGGATGGCGAAGGGGGATGCCGCAAAGCTCCGTGCTCTCTTGTGGACACCACCAGCTACCCCCAGGGGTAGCCACTCGCCCCGCCCCAGGGAGGCACCACTGCGAGCCATTCACCCAGCTGGTCCCTCCAAGACAGAGCCGGGGCCAGCGGCAGACTCCCAGAAGTTATCTATGGATGGGTTACACTCTTCACGCCCCCTGAAGCGGGGACTTTCCCATTCCCTCACCCACCTGAATGTCCCCAGCACTGGTCATCCAGCCACCAGTGCCCCCCACACAAATGGGCCTCAGGATCTCAGGCCTTCCACGTCAGGGGTGACATTCCGGAGCCCCCTGGTGACTTCCAGGGCTCGCTCAGTTAGCATTTCAGTGCCATCTACCCCACGACGAGGTGGGGCCACCCAGAAACCAAAGCCCCCTTGGAAATGATACTCTTTCATCAGGGTTGCCTGTGGGGCCACGGCGACAGGTATGGCCCCTTGCCAGGGTAGGAGGACATTCATCACCCAGGGAACCCCAGGTATTAAAGAAGCCCCTGTCGGGGCAGACAGACATAGCAGGGGTGCCTCCCTTTATCCTGACAATCTCTAGTCGATTCTTGCCTTTTTCTCCCGATTGCGGATTTGGGGGCCACCTCTAAGATGCCTCTCTCCAGCCCTGTCTCAACCATACTCCAAATTAGTGCCAACCCAGGGGCCTGGTACCTCCCACATCATCCATTGTCTTGCTGCCAAGTGCAAATAAACGGTGTGATTGCCAACCTGGAGGGTCCCCTCTTATCCCTTCAAGCCAAGCTTCCTGCTCAGGATTAGTTTCCAGCTGAGTCTGCAAGCCCTAGAGGAGTTTTTCcaggctgtctgtgaagcctggGGAACACAACGGCAACTGGGAGATTTGTGAGTGAACACTGTTTCATCTTAATATGcttctgaatttattttcatgtacTAAATAGATCAGCTCATCAAAGCCATGAAtgtcactttttttcccccttagggTAAAGGCCATTGTTAGGCCTGAGTTGATTTAAATAACAAAGTTAAATACAACAGATAGTACAAGGATGTGGCAGACAACATGACAGTGGTGAGTGGGTAACTGAAGTTTGGGAACCTGGGGCTTCGGGAAGCGCTGAACTCTTCCTCCCGTCGGCTTCTGGCTAATGCCACTAACTTGTGGTTGGCCGGCTCTTCCTTAGCTCAGAGTACAGACAAtagtatttttttagttttgtttttaagtttgtgtgtgtgtgtgtgtgtgtgtgtgtgtgtgtgtgtgtgtgtgtgtgtgtgtgttaaggtgGGAAATAAAACAATGGCTAGGACTTTGCCAAGTGGAGGGTCCAAGAAAGCCAGACAGTGACATGTGCATCTGCAGAGCACTTAGGATGCAGCCCAGGACTTAGGAAAAGCAACAAAGCCTTTGCGCAGATGGAATTGCACCCAGATTGGGCAGTGTGGGCTGGGCTCTGGGCCTCTCCTTGCCCCCGTCTTCCTGTAAGGCACCTCCAGGAGGCACCAGGATTTTAGGGAGTCCAGTTGGAAGCCACATCATCTGGTTGCTACGTCTGCCTTGGGGCAGGGAAGAGTGGACACTGCTGGGGAGGGAGACCTGCAGTGCCCAGGACCAGTGACACACAGAAACACCTGTGGGGTCAGGCAGGCCAGCTGTGCTCTCATGCAAacatgctttgttttttgtttgtttgtttgtatgtttgtttgtttttggtgtttcttttttttgttttgttttgttttttaagacacggGGCCTCGTTtccttgcccagcctggagtgcagtggtgcgatcatagctcactgctgacTTGACCTCccggctcaagccatccaccccctcagcctcctgagtggcggggactacatgcatgcgccaccatgcctggctaacttcttttaaaaatttttttggactgggcgcggtggttcatgcctgtaatcccagcactttaggaggccgaggcgggcagatcacgaggtcaggagatcgagaccatcctggctaacacagtgaaaccctgtctctactaaaaatacaaaaaattagccgggcgtggtggcaggcgcctgtagtcccagctacatgggaggctgaggcaggagaatggcgtgaacccaggaggcggagcttgcagtgagccaagatcgtgccactgcactccagcctgggcgacagagcgagactctgtctcaaaaaaaaaaaaaaaaaaaaaaaaaaatttgtagagaggGATTTCATTCCTTCCagtaagaaacaagaaaaaaagggaaaaaaaagagacatgagtctcactatgttgtccaggctggtctcaaactcctggcctgaagtgatcctcccgcttcagcctcccaaagtgctgagattacaggtgtgagccacctcgcccagctgcAATGTGCATTTTAAACATATAGAATGTTTAAGCTTCCTGGAACTTTCACTAACAATTAGTTACTCACGCCCACCTCAGTTTTTCCTGAAACATCCATCTCTCTTTTGCCTTCCCATCTTCCCCTTTGTTTCCACAGACATAGGCCAGAAATAACCTCtctttcctggctgggcatggtgactcacgcctgtaatcccagcactttgggaggccaaggtgggcggatcacttgaggtcaggagcttgagactagcctggtaaacatggcaaaacgctgtttctactaaaaatacaaaaattagccaggcatgatggcgcatgcctgtaatcccagctactcgggaggctgaggcaggagaatcgcttgaaactgggaggcagaggcagtagtaagctgagatccaaccagtgcactgcagcctgagcaacagagcaagactctgtctaaaaaaacagaaaacaaaacaaaacaaaaaacctctttcCTCCTCCCAACTACAGTAAAATCTGGCAGTAGCCCAAGGTGACACTGAAGGGCAACGGACACCAGGCTGTGGTGTATGTAAGGCAGTTGGGGGTGGTGAGGATGGGGGCGACTTACTTTACCATCTAATGGGGGCTGCTGCTGCTAAGCCCTAGAAGATATGCAGACCTGGGATATCTGGatgattagatttttttccagaaaagggAGAGTGTTGGATTTCTACATGGTAGCCCTCAGTTTTTTAAATGCTGTCAAATAATTTAAAGATAATTGttcaggccgggtgtgatggctcatgcccgtaatcccagcactttggggggcccaggcaggaggatcgcttgaggccaggagttcaagaccagcctgggcaacatagtgagaccctgtctctacctaccctttttttttttttttttttgagacagggtcttcctgtgtcactcaggctggagtgcagtggcacaatctcagctcgctgcaatctcGACCCTCCcagactccagtgatcctcctacctcagcctcccaagtagctgggactactgccgtgtgccaccatgcctggctaattttttaattttttgtagagacaaaaaataaaacatggggttttgccatgtttcccaagctggtctcaaactcctgagctcaagtgatctgcctgcctcagcctcccaaagtgctgcgattagagGTGTGAGtaaccactcctggcctaaaaattttttactttaaaaaaaaaaagttgttttaaataattgttcAGCTCCCTGGAATGTGAGGCTGAGGGCTGCTGTGACCTCAGGACTCCCTCTGAGCTTTCACAGTGCTGGAGCAGGGGAAGTTGCAAGCAAATTAATCCCAGAACAGGGTTAGGGGCAGCCTGAAACTTGAGGCCCCGCTCCTCCTGGAGTTCCCTGCCTGCTTCTTTGCCCCCTGTGGGCAGCTGTGACCCACACCCCGCTGCCCTGGTGAGTGATGTGTCCATCATGGCCATGGCAGCTTCTGGGCTGCAGCTGGGGTCTGGTTTCCCACTAAGGCTGAAGTAAGGAACCATAATCTCTGGGCTGACACCCCAGGCTGCACGCTCCTCATGGAAACACCATCTGTGAGCTGGACACACACAGCCCACAGCCCTGGATAAAGAGATTTATTCGTAGAGCGTTCCCTTCAATGTGGcttcaaatactttttaatttattaaataaaaacatgaaagccATGAATTTAGTGCTCTCCATCCCGGGCCTTCCTGGCCTGGTCTCTGGGAAGATAAGGGTCAGGAGCGGGCTGGGTGGAGAGCTCATTTCTTGCCCTTGCCCTTCTCCTTGCCTTTCTGCTTGCCCTTCTCCTTGTCCTTTGCTTTGCCCTTGCCCCGCTTCTTCTTGGATCTGAGCAGGGAGCGCACCAGATAGCCCTTCCATAGGGCCTGGATGAGCGTGGCCGCCCGTACCATGCGCACCATCTCCTGCTCCGCCTCCATCCTTTTCTTGGAGTTGATCTCCCGCTCTTCCCGGATCTGCGCAAACTCTCCCACCAGCACTTTGTGCCTCCGCCTGAGCTCCTCCAGCGAGATCTTCTCCTCCCTGTGAACAGCGTCCAGATCCTCCAACTCCTCCTGGAgtgaggggtggggctggggtcaCCACACATAGAGTGCCTCCTCCCTGAGGCCCCCTTACCCTTCCCAAATGGTCTTCTGCCCCAGCGATGCCCCTAAGCTAAGCTGTTCAGCATCTCTCGGTCCCAGTGACATGGATGGGGAGAGGGGATGGGCTCCATCCTAGCTCTAGGAAGGACCCAACTGAAATAATTTCAGGAACAGGAAAAGAACACGGGCTTGTGAGTTGGGCAGACTTAGTTttaagtcccagctctgccacaccTCAACTGACTTCACCTTTTGGGCCTTCGTTTTTCCTCATCTGAAACATGGGGACGATTCCGAAGCCAGGGGCTGTTTCTAGGATTAAATGACCCGATGGACACAATGTACTGGACATGATGCCAGGCACACAGTGGGGACACAAGAAATGGAGGCTGCTGCCGTGAAAGAAGTCTGTTCCACAAGACACCAGAGGAGAAGGAACTTTCTCAGGCCTCAAACGGAGTCCCAGAGTTCTTCCTTATGTCTAACCATAGCCTCTCCTGCTGTCATTTACacctgttttccttccttccactgaTGTTTTCCCAGCATCTACAAAAAGCAGAGCACTGCCAGAGGACACAGAGCTGGGTGGACAAAGTCCCTGCCCACAACCAACCCACAACCCTCATGGGACCCAGAGAAATGAGAGCCCCCGCCTGCAAAGCTCCCCTCTCCAGGCCCTGATGGTTGCCCAGGATAAGGTTCTGACTTGCCCTTCTCTGAAGAGCACACCTGGCTTTGGCTCACTCCAGCGCATATTACCTCCAGTGCTCTCCAGTGCTCCCCAGTCCTCCCTGGCCCCTGGGTTGGAGCCATGGGACACCAATGTTATCCCAGTGCTGGGTGAAGGGTTTGGGGGTGTCTCGATTTGAAGGTTACCACCCCCTGAGCACTTCCCTCCAGGCCAGACCCTGTGCTGGGCACACACACTTGCAGCCATGGTGTCTCACCGAATCCCCGCCATGGTCCCAAAATGGGAATTACTGCCTTTGCTAATCAGATACAGAAACGGGCTTGGGAAGGTCAAGTACCTTGcttaaggccacacagctggcacatctcaggtgctcaataaaaactGGCTGAGTGACTGAGTGATGCAGTGGAGGCAGGCTCCCATCTGAGTCTGTGGGAAGGAGCCCCACCTTGTAGGGGTGCTGGCAGGAGCCCATCCAGAGGAGTGTGGGATGTGGACACTAGATGGAGCCACGATCATTAGGCCCAGTGTCAGGCCCTTCTAGCCagtcgcttttttttttttttttttttttttaattaatagagacggagtcttgctctgttgcccaggccggtcttgaattactgagctcaagcgatcctcccacctcagcctcccaacgtgctgggattacaggcatgagccacagcacctggccttgcAGCTTCTGGCTCTTTTCTTTCCCATCTCTCACTCTGCCCCAGGCTGGACAAACCCTTTAAACAAAGGGAAGTGCTCCCTGCAGAGAGGCTCAGAAGTTTGCCCACTCCATGGACCATCCCAAGGCTACTTTTCCCATTCATCCCATTCCTAGAAGGTCTTGGGAAAAGCATGCGAGAGAGACTTATTCAGCGACAAATACCTGCTTCTCACCCATCTCTGTATCATATTTCTGGATCCAGTTCTCGATTTCCGTTTCCACTTTATATTTCTTCTAGAAAAGATCCAATTTGTCATTGTTTGATGGCATATATTAACAATCAACAGCACTGAGCACTCTCTGCATCACTAGGCTCTGTGGCAGGTGCTTGACATGCCTCGCCTATTGAATCTGCACAAggaggttcccttttctccatttcACAGGGgagagaactgaggctcagacatgCTATCTTACTTGCCCAAGGTGACAGAGCTAATGGGTGGCAGAGCCTGAATTTGATGCCAGCAGCCTGGTTCCAGGACATCCTAGGCAGAGAaagcagcaggtgcaaaggccctgaggtaggaacAAGCTTGTGCTGTTTAAAGGACAGAaatcagcctggcgtggtggcttacgcctgtaatcccagcgctttgggaggctgaggcaggcgggtcacttgaggccaggagtttgagaccagcctggccaacatgccaaaaccccatctctactaaagatacaaaaattagccaggcatggtgatgcacacctgtaatctcagctactcaggaggctgaggcaggagaatcacttgaacccaggaggcagagtttgcagtgagctgagatcatgccaccacactccagcctggatgacagagcaagactgtctcaaaaaataaaaattaaaaaaaaaattaaaggacagaAATCAAGCCAGTGTGACTGGAAGGGAGTGGCGAGGAGGAAAGTGGTCCCCAACAAGGTCCAAGGAAAAGGCTGTGTCACAGAGGGAGTGTCAGCTAGAGGAGGCTGTATTCTCAGGAAAGGGTGAGGTGAAGCCACTGGGTGATTTAGATGCAGTGGAGGGACATGATCTaatcttgtttttaaaagattatttccaccataaaaagcaatgaagcactgatccatgctacaacatgggtgaaccttgaaaacacggTGCTAAGTAAAACATGCCAGACACAACGGCCACAGATTCCATTCaaatgaaatgtctagaataggtgaatccacagagacagaaagcacattagtgattgccagggacAGGGGGAATAAGGGAATGGGGAGTAACTTCTTAATGGATATGGAGTTTTATTTTGAGGTGataatgttttggaactagatagaagtGGTGGAAGTGGGGGTGGCACAACGTCGTGaatatactaaatgccactgaattgctcattttaaaatggttttatatTATGTAAGTTTcacctaaattaaaaataagcaggCTGGGCCAGTGGCTCATCCCAACcatttgggaggccacggtgggaatgggagaattgcttgaggccacaagttctagatcagcctgggcaacatagcaaaaccctgtctccacaaaaaataatacttttttttttttcttttgagatggagtttcgctctgtcacccaggctggagtgcagtggtgtgatctcggttcaccgcaacccccgcctcctgagttcaagcaattctcatgcctcagcctcccaagtagctgggattacaggtgcatgccaccacacccggctaattttgtatttttagtagagacagggtttcaccacattggccaggctggtctcgaactcctgacctcaggagatccatctgcctcagcctcccaaagtgctgggattacaggcgtgagccactgctcccagccaataataataatttgtaattagccagacgtggtgacaTGCCCCAGCGACCCAtgagggctgagatgggaggatcacttgagcccaggagttggaggctgaagtgagctatgatcacgccactgcactctggcatgggtgacagagtgagaccctgtctcaaaaataaataaataaataaataaataaaccccctAATCCTACAGAGCAAGAGCCCTTAGCTTGGGCACCATGGGTAGGCCGGCTTCAGGGGGACTGGGCTCCCCGGGGAACTGTCCACTAGGATGTGTAAGTGCATCTGTGCCTTCTTTCTCGGGGAGAGGCCCGTGGCTTCCATCAGATGCTCAAGAGTGTGACACTAAGAGACTGGAGACAAGTATTAAAAAGGGTGCCTTTTACGAGGAAAGAGATTTGGAAGTTGGGTGTGTGCTAGGCCTGGGTCTTGGCTGAGATGATGAAGGAGAAGGCAAATGAAggttttgggtgttttttttttaagagacaaggtttcactctgttgacctggcttgaatgcagtggcgcagttatagttcactgcagcctccaaactcctgggctaaagtgatcttcctgcctcagcctcccaagtagctgggactataggcacacatcacAGCGCCTGActaatttatcttttattctttgtacagacagggtcttgctgttgcccaggctggagtgcagtggtgcaatcacagctcactgcagcctctgcctcctgggttcaagcgatcctcccacctcagcctcccaaagtgttgggattacaggcatgagccaccttacccggtcagaaatgatatttattgaacacttactatgcacCAGCTCTCTCACTACCATCTCATGTAATTCTCATGTAACAACCATTAAGACCAATGttagcattttcatttctgaGGTGTGAAATCGGCAGCTGGGCAGGAGTTGAGTAATTAGCCTGAGCTTTACATGCTACTTCTTCATTCCTTTGCAGGGCACCCAGCCTCTGACGATGTGGGTATTATCCCTGTGGGGTCTGAGGAGTtgaggaacttgcccaaggtcacaaagctggcATGCAGCAATGCTGGGACAGGATCCCAGTTTGTCCCCTGTCCCCAGGCCTGTGTGctgccccttcctgcctcccaggAGACACTGGCTTGGATTTGGGCCTTCCCTGCTCCTGTGCCCTTCCCCTCCACCAAgccacttcctgagtagctggtgcaGTCCTGCCCTGCCCAACACTGCTGGACCTCCAGGAGTGATGGAACAGTCCCACCCATCCCCCCCACCAGG
The sequence above is a segment of the Pan paniscus chromosome 10, NHGRI_mPanPan1-v2.0_pri, whole genome shotgun sequence genome. Coding sequences within it:
- the RITA1 gene encoding RBPJ-interacting and tubulin-associated protein 1 isoform X2, which gives rise to MKTPVELAVSGMQTLRLQHRCRGGYRVKARTSYVDETLFGSPAGTRPTPPDFDPPWVEKANRTRGVGKEASKALGAKGSCETTPSRGSTPTLTPRKKNKYRPISHTPSYCDESLFGSQSEGASFGAPRMAKGDAAKLRALLWTPPATPRGSHSPRPREAPLRAIHPAGPSKTEPGPAADSQKLSMDGLHSSRPLKRGLSHSLTHLNVPSTGHPATSAPHTNGPQDLRPSTSGVTFRSPLVTSRARSVSISVPSTPRRGGATQKPKPPWK
- the RITA1 gene encoding RBPJ-interacting and tubulin-associated protein 1 isoform X1 codes for the protein MLREPRKQGLAGRAHLLSPGTTGSMKTPVELAVSGMQTLRLQHRCRGGYRVKARTSYVDETLFGSPAGTRPTPPDFDPPWVEKANRTRGVGKEASKALGAKGSCETTPSRGSTPTLTPRKKNKYRPISHTPSYCDESLFGSQSEGASFGAPRMAKGDAAKLRALLWTPPATPRGSHSPRPREAPLRAIHPAGPSKTEPGPAADSQKLSMDGLHSSRPLKRGLSHSLTHLNVPSTGHPATSAPHTNGPQDLRPSTSGVTFRSPLVTSRARSVSISVPSTPRRGGATQKPKPPWK